In Aquimarina sp. TRL1, a single window of DNA contains:
- a CDS encoding radical SAM protein produces the protein MPTRKYTYYDYTLSLCTSCLKRIDAKIVFEDEKVYMLKHCPEHGRSKVLIADDIEYYKNIRNYNKASEFPYRFNTSTHYGCPYDCGLCPDHEQHSCLSIVEVTDRCNLTCPTCYASSSPHYGRHRTLDEIKKMLDTIVANEKEPDVVQISGGEPTIHPQFFEILDYAKTLPIRHLMVNTNGVRIAKDKKFAEKLAGYMPDFEIYLQFDSLEAEVLEKLRGEDLTAVRKQAIAHLNVFNLSTTLVVTLQKGLNDHEIGDVISYAIKQKCVRGVTFQPTQIAGRLEDFNEETDRITLTEVRRKILEQYPAFEPDDLIPVPCNPDALVMGYAFKDESGIIPLTRYINPADLLNNGKNTIVYEQDEELHERMLQLFSTGNSVDVASQNLQSIMCCLPDIKAPELGYENLFRIIIMQFIDAHNFDVRAIKKSCVHIVDKDYKIIPFETMNLFYRDDKKAYLEKLKKESI, from the coding sequence ATGCCGACTAGAAAATACACGTACTATGACTACACGCTAAGCCTTTGTACTTCTTGTTTGAAAAGAATTGATGCTAAAATCGTCTTTGAGGATGAAAAAGTATATATGTTAAAACACTGCCCTGAGCACGGAAGATCCAAAGTGCTAATTGCAGATGATATTGAATATTATAAAAACATCCGAAATTATAACAAAGCTTCCGAATTTCCTTATCGTTTTAATACCAGTACGCATTATGGTTGTCCTTATGATTGCGGACTTTGTCCGGATCACGAGCAGCATTCTTGTTTGTCAATTGTAGAAGTGACAGATCGATGCAATCTGACATGCCCTACCTGTTATGCTTCTTCTTCACCACATTACGGAAGACACAGAACACTGGATGAAATTAAGAAGATGCTGGATACCATTGTAGCTAATGAAAAAGAACCTGATGTGGTGCAAATTAGTGGAGGGGAACCGACAATTCACCCTCAGTTTTTTGAAATACTGGATTATGCCAAAACACTACCGATTAGACACTTAATGGTAAATACCAATGGAGTGAGAATTGCAAAGGATAAGAAGTTTGCTGAAAAGTTAGCAGGGTATATGCCTGATTTCGAGATTTATTTGCAGTTTGATTCATTAGAAGCTGAGGTATTAGAAAAATTAAGAGGAGAAGATTTAACAGCGGTACGCAAACAGGCAATTGCACATCTGAATGTGTTTAACTTATCAACTACTTTGGTCGTTACCTTACAGAAAGGATTGAACGATCATGAAATCGGTGATGTGATTTCATATGCGATTAAACAAAAATGTGTAAGAGGGGTCACTTTTCAGCCAACTCAGATAGCGGGACGCCTGGAAGATTTTAATGAAGAAACAGATCGAATTACCCTGACAGAAGTGCGGAGAAAAATACTGGAACAGTACCCGGCTTTCGAACCGGATGATTTAATACCGGTACCGTGTAACCCTGATGCATTGGTGATGGGATATGCTTTTAAAGATGAATCAGGAATTATTCCGCTTACTCGATATATAAATCCGGCAGATTTACTGAATAATGGAAAGAATACGATTGTCTATGAGCAAGATGAAGAACTGCATGAGCGGATGTTACAGTTGTTTAGTACTGGAAATTCGGTAGATGTAGCTTCTCAGAATCTTCAATCCATCATGTGTTGCTTGCCAGATATAAAAGCTCCGGAATTAGGGTATGAAAACTTATTCCGGATTATTATTATGCAATTTATAGATGCGCATAATTTTGATGTCAGAGCCATAAAGAAATCCTGTGTCCATATTGTAGATAAAGATTATAAAATAATCCCTTTTGAAACGATGAATCTTTTTTATAGAGATGATAAAAAAGCATATCTGGAAAAACTAAAAAAAGAAAGTATATGA
- a CDS encoding prolipoprotein diacylglyceryl transferase, with protein sequence MDIPFEPVVLGYKVNIHLVLEYLAFFVGFRYYVYLKKKHKDHISSSNRLTIIIGAVFGAFIGSRVIGFLENPVSVSSIEQVLQLLNTKTIMGGLFGGLLGVELIKKIIGERSSSGDLFTFPLILGIAIGRVGCFLYGIHEFTYGKPTTFFTGMDLGDGVLRHPLALYELVFLGVLWKVLQAVAKRKDSVSGIVFKYFMIAYFSFRFVIEFLKPNVFLVFGLSSIQYLCILCTIYYRTTIRKLLYAD encoded by the coding sequence ATGGATATTCCTTTTGAACCTGTAGTACTGGGGTATAAAGTGAATATCCATCTTGTTTTAGAATATCTCGCTTTCTTTGTCGGGTTTCGATATTATGTGTATCTAAAGAAAAAGCACAAAGATCATATTTCCTCATCAAATCGATTGACAATTATCATAGGCGCCGTTTTTGGGGCATTTATCGGTTCTCGAGTTATCGGTTTTTTAGAAAACCCAGTATCCGTATCTTCTATAGAACAAGTACTTCAATTATTAAATACCAAAACCATTATGGGAGGGCTTTTTGGTGGGCTATTAGGGGTAGAACTAATAAAAAAAATTATAGGAGAACGATCTTCTTCCGGGGATTTATTTACTTTTCCTCTGATTCTTGGAATAGCTATCGGAAGAGTCGGGTGTTTTTTATACGGAATACATGAATTTACGTACGGGAAGCCGACAACTTTCTTTACCGGAATGGATTTGGGAGATGGGGTGTTGCGACATCCGCTGGCATTATATGAATTGGTGTTTCTAGGAGTTTTGTGGAAGGTGTTGCAAGCAGTTGCCAAAAGAAAAGATTCGGTCTCAGGGATTGTTTTTAAATATTTTATGATCGCATATTTTTCGTTTCGATTTGTTATAGAATTCTTAAAACCTAATGTGTTTTTAGTCTTCGGGTTAAGTAGTATTCAGTATTTATGTATATTATGCACAATTTACTACAGAACTACGATCCGAAAACTATTATATGCCGACTAG
- a CDS encoding SulP family inorganic anion transporter: MTEFVRKRMANAKNDILSGLTVALALVPEAVAFAFVAGVDPLVGLYAAFMIGFITAVAGGRPGMISGATGALAVVMVTLVAKGNAMGAPGEELGLYYLFATVILMGGIQMLAGLFKLGKFVRLIPHPVMMGFVNGLAIVIFLSQLGMFKEGSKDLFGNDKYVTTSVEKRFEVREDNKVYEVLTDKVLFAFNKNRLEDLQTKESKYIIVPEEGKDVFQVYDATSKEVAFNYNTKEKGLYSVKKKGKAKKWLPAEELLWMLGLVLLTMLIMWGLPKITTKLPEALIAILVVSSIVIFGKMEDIATVGSFIRDGGGEGLKGGLPQFQSAIFTKVPMTLETLWFIGPYALILAAIGLIESLMTLNLIDELTETRGNSNRECLAQGGANIITGLFGGMGGCAMIGQSIINIKGGGRTRLSGIVAAVTLLLFILFASSLIERVPIAALVGVMFMVVIGTFAWSSFRILNKIPLADAIVLIAVSLLTVLFDLAIAVIAGVIISALVFAWENAKKIRARKHVKDDGTKVYEIWGPLFFGSIQAFNSKFDVSNDPEHIEIDFMESRVSDHSALEAIFNLVGKYEQAGKKVKVKHLSEDCQALMIKASPRLAGVIEHNIDDPRYHVMASIEE; this comes from the coding sequence ATGACTGAATTTGTGAGAAAAAGAATGGCAAATGCCAAAAATGATATCTTATCAGGGTTAACAGTGGCCTTAGCCTTAGTGCCTGAGGCAGTAGCATTTGCTTTTGTAGCAGGAGTAGATCCATTAGTAGGATTGTATGCTGCTTTTATGATTGGATTTATTACAGCAGTAGCAGGAGGAAGACCTGGAATGATCTCAGGAGCAACCGGTGCCTTAGCTGTTGTAATGGTAACCTTGGTGGCTAAAGGAAATGCAATGGGGGCTCCGGGAGAGGAACTAGGGTTGTATTATCTTTTCGCGACAGTTATTTTAATGGGAGGTATTCAGATGCTGGCCGGTCTTTTCAAACTAGGGAAGTTTGTTAGATTAATCCCACATCCGGTAATGATGGGATTTGTAAACGGATTGGCTATTGTGATTTTTCTGTCTCAGTTAGGAATGTTTAAAGAAGGCAGTAAAGACCTTTTTGGTAATGATAAGTATGTAACAACTTCAGTAGAGAAACGTTTTGAAGTTCGAGAAGATAATAAGGTATACGAAGTACTTACGGATAAAGTATTGTTTGCCTTTAATAAAAATAGATTAGAAGATCTGCAAACGAAAGAAAGTAAGTATATCATTGTTCCAGAAGAAGGGAAAGATGTTTTTCAGGTATATGATGCTACAAGCAAAGAGGTCGCATTTAATTATAATACCAAAGAAAAAGGTCTGTATAGTGTCAAAAAGAAAGGAAAAGCCAAAAAATGGCTTCCTGCTGAGGAGTTATTATGGATGTTAGGATTGGTATTACTAACCATGCTTATTATGTGGGGACTTCCTAAGATAACGACTAAACTTCCTGAAGCGCTGATCGCAATATTGGTAGTTTCTTCGATTGTAATTTTTGGAAAAATGGAAGACATCGCCACTGTAGGTAGTTTTATCAGAGATGGAGGGGGAGAAGGATTAAAAGGAGGACTGCCTCAATTTCAATCAGCGATATTTACAAAAGTTCCGATGACATTAGAGACATTGTGGTTTATCGGTCCTTATGCTTTGATTCTGGCAGCAATTGGATTGATTGAGTCACTGATGACACTGAATCTGATTGATGAGTTGACAGAAACCAGAGGAAACTCTAATAGAGAATGTCTGGCACAAGGAGGAGCTAATATCATCACAGGACTTTTTGGAGGAATGGGAGGTTGCGCCATGATTGGACAATCAATTATTAATATCAAAGGAGGAGGACGCACAAGGCTGTCAGGGATTGTAGCAGCCGTAACCTTGTTGCTATTTATTTTATTTGCTTCTTCTCTGATAGAGAGAGTGCCAATTGCAGCTTTGGTAGGAGTAATGTTTATGGTAGTCATAGGGACATTTGCCTGGTCTAGTTTTAGAATCCTTAATAAGATCCCATTGGCAGATGCCATTGTATTGATCGCAGTATCTTTATTAACTGTTTTATTTGATTTGGCGATAGCTGTAATTGCTGGAGTTATAATATCTGCGTTGGTATTTGCATGGGAGAATGCTAAAAAGATCCGAGCTAGAAAACATGTCAAAGACGATGGAACAAAGGTATATGAAATTTGGGGACCTTTGTTTTTTGGAAGTATTCAGGCATTTAATAGTAAATTTGATGTGTCGAATGATCCGGAACATATAGAAATTGATTTTATGGAATCCAGAGTGAGTGATCATTCTGCTTTAGAAGCAATTTTTAATCTGGTAGGGAAGTATGAGCAGGCAGGTAAAAAAGTAAAAGTAAAACACCTTAGTGAGGACTGCCAGGCACTTATGATTAAAGCTTCACCAAGATTAGCAGGTGTTATAGAACACAATATTGATGATCCGCGCTATCATGTGATGGCTAGTATTGAAGAGTAA